The following are encoded together in the Deinococcus soli (ex Cha et al. 2016) genome:
- a CDS encoding metalloenzyme domain protein, which translates to MSGIVWLALDGVGHPQDAPVGSVWDQPLDTLRPLVDAGLCLDATLGVPGLPQSGTGQACWLTGRDAVRVMGEHFGPHPGPTLQRLLQAEALPVRLAQAGARVALGNEYVPAYFQALESGAGRRNRMGCFPFAFRAAGLPLNPPGVPLLGATLGLGYARPWAAVGEEGAALDALARHGAALARTATAFDLLALDLWFSDLLGHAGAPDVPGDALAAGRSYLRRVDALLSGLLGAGARVVVSSDHGNLEDLRTKGHTHARVPFAGAGVDVGQPGDVVEAGRVLAGWFGLPTPLPDA; encoded by the coding sequence TTGAGCGGGATCGTGTGGCTGGCGCTGGACGGCGTGGGGCACCCGCAGGACGCGCCGGTCGGGAGTGTCTGGGATCAGCCGCTGGACACCCTGCGGCCACTGGTGGACGCGGGCCTGTGCCTGGACGCGACGCTGGGCGTGCCGGGCCTGCCGCAGTCCGGGACGGGGCAGGCGTGCTGGCTGACCGGGCGGGACGCGGTGCGCGTGATGGGCGAGCATTTCGGGCCGCATCCGGGCCCGACCCTGCAGCGGCTGCTCCAGGCCGAGGCGCTGCCGGTGCGGCTGGCGCAGGCGGGGGCGCGCGTGGCGCTGGGGAACGAGTACGTGCCCGCGTACTTTCAGGCGCTGGAATCGGGGGCGGGTCGCCGCAACCGCATGGGCTGCTTTCCGTTCGCGTTCCGCGCGGCGGGCCTGCCGCTGAACCCGCCGGGCGTGCCGCTTCTGGGCGCGACGCTGGGCCTGGGGTACGCGCGGCCCTGGGCTGCGGTGGGGGAGGAGGGGGCGGCGCTGGACGCCCTGGCCCGGCACGGGGCGGCGCTGGCCCGCACGGCGACGGCATTCGACCTGTTGGCACTGGACCTGTGGTTCAGTGACCTGCTGGGCCACGCGGGCGCGCCAGACGTGCCGGGGGACGCCCTGGCCGCCGGGCGGTCGTACCTGCGGCGGGTGGACGCGCTGCTCTCAGGCCTGCTGGGCGCGGGGGCGCGGGTGGTGGTCAGCAGTGACCACGGGAACCTGGAGGACCTGCGGACGAAGGGGCACACGCACGCGCGCGTGCCGTTCGCGGGGGCCGGGGTGGACGTGGGACAGCCGGGCGACGTCGTGGAGGCCGGTCGGGTGCTGGCCGGGTGGTTCGGGCTGCCCACGCCCCTGCCGGACGCTTGA
- a CDS encoding RNA ligase family protein — MVVTEKLDGENTSLYRADLHARSLDTRPHPSRTWVKAERGRFGHEIPPGWRLCGENVFAVHSLRYEALAGYFYLFSVWDDRNVSRPWAEVRDWAARLDVPTPRELYRGVWDEAALRALTVDTARMEGYVVRVTGEIPYAQFGRRVAKWVRAGHVQTDEHWLSRPVERNGLRDEPA; from the coding sequence GTGGTCGTCACCGAGAAGCTCGACGGCGAGAACACCAGCCTGTACCGCGCGGACCTGCACGCCCGCAGCCTGGACACGCGGCCTCACCCGTCGCGCACGTGGGTGAAAGCCGAGCGGGGCCGCTTCGGGCATGAGATTCCGCCCGGCTGGCGCCTGTGCGGAGAGAACGTGTTCGCGGTACACAGCCTGCGGTACGAGGCGCTGGCCGGGTACTTCTATCTGTTCAGCGTCTGGGACGACCGGAACGTGTCGCGCCCGTGGGCCGAGGTGCGGGACTGGGCGGCGCGGCTGGACGTGCCCACCCCGCGGGAACTGTACCGGGGCGTGTGGGACGAGGCGGCCCTGCGGGCCCTGACGGTGGACACGGCGCGGATGGAAGGTTACGTGGTGCGCGTGACGGGCGAGATTCCGTACGCGCAGTTCGGGCGGCGCGTGGCGAAGTGGGTGCGGGCCGGGCACGTGCAGACCGACGAACACTGGCTGAGCCGCCCGGTGGAACGCAACGGCCTGCGGGACGAACCGGCATGA
- a CDS encoding S1 family peptidase, giving the protein MKTLKTWACAALLLASAAGAQALPKAVRERIIQATVMLLPTDANGDLDGSRGSGSVISPQGYILTNYHVVGDPDTRQLSPWIQVRVVQFADREPEFTYWGKVVAADPNLDLAIVQIVEDRNEKPVGKLNLPFVEVGDSNALSIGDDVFVFGFQGTGGMTLSFSRGSVGGFTGEDLSSSGRQWVKHDAQTGPGNSGGGVFDDSGVLVGVHSAGVAGNNNSRTSFMRPLALAWGLITPNVTGFVVRKGSGAAITPGTKVSAGSGGGVWPPALATGRAGVTGTVRVTGGAAAGTWTTEFTEVIDDGSLKGRARSGSRDQTAFFYYDEDNNEVWVEWTPDGKAYSSCVVEPGGVKAGSADWTGNLYSFTGLDSKGTRTGDCVVSLRARAAGTSSGPVAGTPAASSGPGLPALAAGQTWTVTFSQGGAYSVTLGARDSDGDYPGLATQSGKTGDALFTLDTDSLIMIVGRADKTFLTCTVDRTLRGSARAYQNSKDPGSAAGTCTLASGAVGATSTGTSSSGAALKWPLTLKVGQRWDVAFPGVGTFTVNLTEPDEESGFDGTATRGSEKGSVLMDADADELLLIVQRADQTFLICSAGRSGLGAGSVRGDATSHRDSTDRGTGLGSCTVTPR; this is encoded by the coding sequence ATGAAGACCTTGAAGACGTGGGCGTGCGCGGCGCTCCTGCTGGCCTCGGCGGCTGGCGCTCAGGCCCTGCCGAAGGCCGTGCGGGAGCGGATCATCCAGGCGACCGTGATGCTGCTGCCCACGGACGCGAACGGCGACCTGGACGGCTCGCGCGGGTCGGGCAGCGTTATCAGCCCGCAGGGGTACATTCTCACCAATTACCACGTGGTCGGGGATCCGGACACCCGGCAGCTCTCGCCGTGGATTCAGGTGCGCGTCGTTCAGTTCGCCGACCGGGAACCGGAATTCACGTACTGGGGCAAGGTGGTCGCCGCCGACCCGAACCTCGACCTGGCCATCGTGCAGATCGTGGAAGACCGCAACGAGAAGCCGGTCGGGAAGCTGAACCTGCCGTTCGTGGAGGTCGGGGATTCGAACGCGCTGAGCATCGGCGATGACGTCTTCGTGTTCGGCTTCCAGGGGACGGGCGGGATGACGCTGTCGTTCTCGCGCGGGTCGGTGGGTGGCTTCACCGGGGAGGACCTGAGCAGCAGCGGACGGCAGTGGGTGAAGCACGACGCGCAGACCGGCCCGGGCAACTCGGGCGGCGGGGTGTTCGACGACAGTGGCGTGCTGGTGGGGGTGCACTCGGCGGGCGTGGCCGGGAACAACAACTCGCGCACGTCGTTCATGCGGCCGCTGGCGCTGGCGTGGGGGCTGATCACGCCGAACGTGACCGGGTTCGTGGTGCGCAAGGGGAGCGGCGCGGCCATCACGCCGGGCACGAAGGTGAGCGCCGGGTCGGGGGGCGGCGTGTGGCCCCCGGCGCTGGCGACCGGGCGGGCGGGCGTGACTGGCACGGTACGCGTCACGGGCGGCGCGGCGGCGGGCACCTGGACGACCGAGTTCACGGAAGTCATCGACGACGGCAGCCTGAAGGGCCGCGCCCGCAGCGGCAGCCGGGACCAGACCGCCTTTTTCTACTACGACGAGGACAACAACGAGGTCTGGGTGGAGTGGACCCCGGACGGCAAGGCCTACAGCAGCTGCGTGGTGGAACCCGGCGGTGTGAAGGCCGGCAGCGCCGACTGGACGGGCAACCTGTACAGCTTCACGGGTCTGGACTCGAAGGGCACGCGCACCGGGGACTGCGTGGTCAGCCTCAGGGCCCGGGCGGCCGGGACAAGCAGCGGGCCCGTGGCCGGGACGCCGGCGGCCTCCTCCGGTCCGGGCCTGCCGGCACTGGCGGCCGGGCAGACCTGGACGGTCACGTTCTCGCAGGGCGGGGCGTACAGCGTGACGCTGGGCGCCAGGGACAGCGACGGTGATTATCCCGGCCTGGCCACCCAGAGCGGCAAGACCGGCGACGCGCTGTTCACGCTGGACACCGACTCGCTGATCATGATCGTGGGCCGGGCGGACAAGACCTTCCTGACCTGCACGGTCGACCGGACGCTGCGCGGGAGCGCCAGGGCGTACCAGAACAGCAAGGATCCCGGTTCGGCGGCGGGCACCTGCACCCTGGCCAGCGGCGCAGTGGGCGCCACCAGCACAGGCACCTCCAGCTCAGGTGCCGCCCTGAAGTGGCCCCTGACCCTGAAGGTCGGGCAGCGGTGGGACGTGGCCTTCCCCGGCGTGGGGACCTTCACGGTCAACCTGACCGAACCGGATGAGGAGAGCGGTTTTGACGGTACGGCCACGCGCGGCAGCGAGAAGGGCAGCGTGCTGATGGACGCCGACGCGGACGAACTGCTGCTGATCGTGCAGCGCGCCGATCAGACCTTCCTGATCTGCAGCGCCGGAAGGAGCGGCCTGGGCGCGGGCAGCGTGAGGGGAGACGCCACCAGTCACCGTGACAGCACGGACAGGGGCACGGGTCTGGGCAGCTGCACCGTCACGCCCCGCTGA
- a CDS encoding DNA polymerase beta superfamily protein — protein MTQAVQEHAFPLVFATVSGAHLYGFPSADSDWDLRGAHVLPLAEVLGLQVGPGTLSLERDDGVVELDLVTHDAHKFAGLLLKRNGYVLEQLLSPLVVHSSAAHAALVALAPGVLTRHHAAHYLGFTVNQWRLLEKEAATPQGPRVKPLLYAFRTVLTGLHLLRTGEVEANLGALNAGARLPFLEDLMALKQSEREAEPLPEPLNAYRAAHRKLLAALEAAPLSTRLPDAVPDAAQRAVSDWVVQVRLGALPLTAR, from the coding sequence TTGACTCAGGCCGTTCAGGAGCACGCCTTCCCGCTGGTGTTCGCCACAGTCAGCGGGGCGCACCTGTATGGGTTTCCCAGTGCGGACAGCGACTGGGACCTGCGCGGCGCGCACGTGCTGCCGCTGGCGGAGGTGCTGGGCTTGCAGGTGGGGCCGGGCACGCTGTCCCTGGAGCGGGATGACGGGGTGGTCGAGCTGGATCTGGTGACGCATGACGCCCACAAGTTCGCGGGCCTGCTACTGAAGCGGAACGGGTACGTGCTGGAGCAGCTGCTGTCGCCGCTGGTGGTGCACTCGTCGGCGGCGCACGCGGCGCTGGTGGCCCTGGCGCCGGGGGTGCTGACGCGGCATCACGCGGCGCACTACCTGGGGTTCACGGTGAACCAGTGGCGGCTGCTGGAGAAGGAGGCCGCCACGCCACAGGGCCCGCGCGTGAAGCCGCTGCTGTACGCGTTCCGCACGGTGCTGACCGGGCTGCACCTGCTGCGCACCGGAGAGGTGGAGGCGAACCTGGGCGCGCTGAACGCCGGGGCGCGCCTGCCGTTCCTGGAGGATCTGATGGCCCTCAAGCAGTCGGAGCGCGAGGCGGAGCCCCTGCCCGAGCCGCTGAACGCGTACCGCGCGGCGCACCGGAAGTTGCTCGCGGCGCTGGAGGCCGCGCCTCTCTCGACCCGGCTGCCGGACGCCGTGCCGGACGCGGCGCAGCGGGCGGTGAGCGACTGGGTCGTGCAGGTGCGATTGGGTGCCCTCCCGCTCACTGCGCGCTGA
- a CDS encoding phosphoribosylanthranilate isomerase, which produces MQVKVCGTTSVRDAVLSAEAGADALGFIFAPVSKRLVTPRVAREAGLSVGPSVARVGVFLDQGLDEVLRTAEAARVSAVQLHGHVSGLYVTAVAAYYPVLRVVRPADLAAQADMWHGHPSVTLMLDAPEPGGGIPLDWDALRPLFPHGAWLAGGLGAGNVAAAMTALRPAGVDAVSRLEAGPGMKDPAAVRAFVQETRRAAQSYPQ; this is translated from the coding sequence GTGCAGGTGAAGGTGTGCGGCACGACCAGCGTGCGCGACGCCGTCCTGAGTGCCGAGGCGGGTGCGGACGCGCTGGGGTTCATCTTCGCGCCGGTCAGCAAGCGGCTGGTGACGCCGCGGGTGGCGCGTGAGGCGGGCCTGAGCGTCGGGCCCAGCGTGGCGCGGGTGGGCGTGTTCCTGGACCAAGGGCTGGACGAGGTGCTGCGCACAGCGGAGGCCGCGCGGGTGAGCGCCGTGCAACTGCATGGGCACGTGTCAGGTCTTTACGTGACCGCGGTCGCCGCGTATTATCCCGTTCTGCGTGTCGTGCGCCCCGCCGATCTGGCGGCGCAGGCGGACATGTGGCACGGGCACCCCAGCGTCACGCTGATGCTGGACGCGCCCGAACCCGGTGGCGGCATTCCGCTCGACTGGGACGCGCTGCGCCCCCTCTTTCCCCACGGGGCGTGGCTGGCTGGAGGCCTGGGTGCGGGGAACGTGGCGGCCGCCATGACGGCCCTGAGGCCCGCCGGGGTGGACGCCGTGAGCCGCCTGGAAGCAGGTCCTGGCATGAAAGACCCGGCCGCCGTGCGGGCTTTTGTACAGGAAACGCGCCGAGCAGCCCAGAGTTATCCACAGTGA
- a CDS encoding AAA family ATPase, translated as MRGPSGAEALLARLEAGEGVPFEAISGELTSFVPLLAQLPETRQDAQWHAEGSVAAHSALVVRWAHELADGADLRGEARAALILAAALHDVGKALTTRDVPDEGGVVRVRSPQHARRGRDALSFRLLDSGLPPSLIRTVLALVAAHHSLHRALDGTLERGVPALARRAPLPLLTLLARADAHGRVVRGADARVGEDTADLLELAARELGVWDAPEPLADFRAQVRSLLPGADDDLLALALGRGVADWEAGVIHTPHEAAQRVQAAARQGFPRLTVLCGPSGSGKSTLAAQLSGARVISLDALRAQLGRGAQDQRVNGQVLQAAREALREGLRRREHVVWDATSLRRDQRAQVLGLGHDYGALTRLWVAWTSPGVAAQRNAARARVVPGAVLANQLRMLEFPDLGEAHEVTLHAPGGDVWTLDSPFPLS; from the coding sequence ATGAGGGGGCCAAGTGGGGCGGAGGCACTCCTCGCGCGGCTGGAGGCTGGGGAGGGGGTGCCGTTCGAGGCGATCAGCGGCGAGCTGACGTCGTTCGTGCCGCTGCTGGCCCAGCTGCCGGAGACGCGGCAGGACGCGCAGTGGCACGCGGAGGGCAGCGTGGCGGCGCACTCGGCACTGGTCGTTCGCTGGGCGCATGAGCTGGCGGACGGAGCGGACCTGCGCGGTGAGGCCCGGGCCGCGCTGATCCTGGCGGCGGCGCTGCATGACGTGGGCAAGGCCCTGACGACCCGGGACGTGCCGGACGAGGGGGGCGTGGTGCGGGTGCGTTCGCCGCAGCATGCGCGGCGCGGGCGGGACGCCCTGTCGTTCCGGCTGCTGGATTCTGGACTGCCGCCCAGCCTGATCCGGACCGTACTGGCGCTGGTCGCGGCGCACCACAGCCTGCACCGCGCGCTGGACGGCACCCTGGAACGCGGGGTGCCCGCCCTGGCACGCCGCGCGCCGCTGCCCCTGTTGACGCTGCTGGCCCGCGCAGACGCCCACGGGCGGGTGGTGCGCGGCGCGGACGCCCGGGTGGGCGAGGACACGGCCGACCTGCTAGAACTCGCCGCGCGTGAACTGGGCGTCTGGGACGCGCCGGAGCCACTGGCGGACTTCCGGGCGCAGGTGCGCTCCCTGCTGCCCGGCGCGGATGACGACCTGCTGGCCCTGGCGCTGGGGCGCGGCGTGGCCGACTGGGAGGCGGGCGTGATCCACACGCCACACGAGGCCGCGCAGCGCGTCCAGGCTGCCGCCCGGCAGGGATTCCCGCGCCTGACGGTGCTGTGTGGACCGTCAGGCAGCGGCAAGAGCACCCTGGCCGCCCAGCTGAGCGGGGCGCGGGTGATCAGCCTGGACGCCCTGCGCGCGCAGCTGGGGCGCGGCGCGCAGGACCAGCGGGTGAACGGGCAGGTTCTGCAGGCGGCTCGGGAGGCGCTGCGGGAAGGACTGCGACGCCGCGAGCATGTCGTGTGGGACGCCACCAGCCTGCGGCGGGATCAGCGGGCGCAGGTGCTCGGGCTGGGGCATGATTACGGAGCGCTGACGCGCCTGTGGGTGGCCTGGACGTCGCCGGGCGTCGCCGCTCAGCGCAACGCCGCGCGGGCGCGCGTGGTGCCGGGCGCGGTCCTGGCCAACCAGCTGCGGATGCTGGAATTCCCCGATCTCGGCGAGGCCCACGAGGTCACGCTGCACGCCCCTGGAGGTGACGTATGGACGCTGGATTCTCCTTTCCCCCTCAGTTGA
- a CDS encoding DMT family transporter yields the protein MNGGAGGADVRRGVLLGVTSAAAFGTLGIWGKLAGQAGLASFTTLGWRFLIVAALLLPLSSRGITGAQRARMLGVGLLYTLATTCYFGALERVSAGATSLLLYLAPAFVILLSWGLGRAPRRTQLGAVALAGAGLALVVGLPSAADRDAAGLGFAAGAGALYAGYLVASERLLGGVSALAATAHMALVSGVVFAVLAAAQGALHVPVGAVQWGPILALALLPTIVAVPALYGAVRALGATRASLLGTLEPLVTVALAAVILREQPGPGAALGGLLILAGALLAQWPAKATPAAAAPAGADAAAARTPRGPER from the coding sequence ATGAACGGAGGGGCAGGAGGAGCGGATGTCCGCCGGGGTGTGCTGCTGGGCGTGACGTCCGCCGCGGCGTTCGGCACACTGGGCATCTGGGGGAAACTGGCGGGTCAGGCGGGGCTGGCGTCCTTCACGACGCTGGGCTGGCGGTTCCTGATCGTGGCGGCGCTGCTGCTGCCCCTCAGCTCGCGCGGGATCACGGGCGCGCAGCGGGCGCGGATGCTGGGCGTGGGCCTGCTGTACACCCTGGCGACCACCTGTTACTTCGGGGCGCTGGAGCGGGTCTCGGCGGGCGCGACGTCGCTGCTGCTGTACCTCGCCCCGGCGTTCGTGATCCTGCTGTCCTGGGGGCTGGGCCGCGCGCCGCGCCGCACGCAGTTGGGCGCGGTGGCGCTGGCGGGCGCGGGACTGGCGCTGGTGGTGGGCCTGCCGTCCGCCGCGGACCGCGACGCCGCAGGGCTGGGCTTCGCGGCGGGCGCGGGCGCGCTGTACGCCGGGTATCTGGTCGCCAGCGAGCGGCTGCTGGGCGGCGTGAGTGCCCTGGCCGCCACCGCCCACATGGCCCTGGTCAGCGGCGTGGTGTTCGCCGTGCTGGCCGCCGCGCAGGGCGCGCTGCACGTTCCGGTCGGCGCGGTGCAGTGGGGGCCGATCCTGGCGCTGGCGCTGCTGCCCACCATCGTCGCGGTGCCCGCCCTGTACGGCGCGGTCCGGGCGCTGGGCGCCACGCGCGCCAGCCTGCTGGGCACCCTGGAACCCCTGGTCACGGTGGCGCTGGCGGCCGTCATCCTGCGCGAGCAACCCGGCCCCGGCGCGGCGCTGGGCGGCCTGCTGATCCTTGCGGGGGCGCTGCTGGCCCAGTGGCCCGCGAAAGCTACGCCTGCGGCGGCTGCCCCGGCGGGAGCGGACGCGGCGGCGGCGCGTACACCGCGCGGGCCGGAACGCTGA
- a CDS encoding phosphotransferase — MTQPVRRETTLHLLLTQPGGTEVACRTLTVDHPTYYGEHVLEAAWAAGVEGWLGRRLAFTGHGTGEDGVTRATCAWQLFTPDLTGAAPVPDELRELADAARASTRTPWFGPHWHADALSWLDDELAAQDRPRLGTPVVLKHWQISLLWRVPTRQGDVYVKAVPDFFAREVTVTCALAGVPGAAPPVLAADARRGLLLLDGCGEAGGDPPAVLRQLAQVQRATLPLLPELDLRDRGPAYLLAQLDALFSDASLYADEHGPHPDALTPEEAGALRARRPDLEAALERLRVSPVPLTLGHGDLHGGNVTTRGKQVTLLDWSDASLTHPFLDANPAYLFPDGTDPDPAMLDTARDAYLREWTDLAPLDDLRALHADATLAGEVYRALGYFDGIQGAVEDRREWAGAHLWHLRRLLPAPVSGA; from the coding sequence ATGACCCAGCCCGTACGGCGTGAGACGACCCTGCATCTCCTCCTGACGCAGCCCGGCGGAACCGAGGTCGCCTGCCGGACCCTGACCGTGGATCATCCCACGTACTACGGCGAGCATGTGTTGGAGGCCGCGTGGGCAGCGGGCGTGGAGGGCTGGCTGGGGCGGCGGCTGGCCTTCACCGGGCACGGAACAGGGGAGGATGGCGTGACCCGCGCCACCTGTGCGTGGCAGCTGTTCACCCCCGACCTGACCGGTGCGGCGCCCGTCCCGGACGAGCTGCGTGAACTCGCGGACGCCGCGCGGGCTTCCACCCGCACGCCCTGGTTCGGGCCGCACTGGCACGCGGACGCCCTGAGCTGGCTGGATGACGAACTCGCCGCGCAGGACCGCCCGCGCCTGGGGACCCCGGTCGTGCTGAAACACTGGCAGATCAGCCTGCTGTGGCGCGTACCCACGCGGCAGGGGGACGTGTACGTCAAGGCCGTCCCGGACTTCTTCGCGCGGGAGGTGACCGTCACCTGCGCGCTGGCCGGGGTGCCCGGCGCGGCCCCGCCCGTTCTGGCCGCCGACGCGCGGCGGGGCCTCCTGCTGCTGGACGGCTGCGGCGAGGCCGGAGGTGATCCCCCCGCTGTCCTGCGGCAGCTGGCGCAGGTGCAGCGCGCCACCCTGCCCCTGCTGCCGGAGCTGGACCTGCGGGACCGTGGCCCAGCGTACCTGCTGGCCCAGCTGGACGCCCTGTTCAGTGACGCGAGCCTCTACGCCGACGAGCACGGCCCGCACCCCGACGCCCTGACCCCCGAGGAGGCTGGCGCGCTGCGCGCCCGCCGCCCCGACCTGGAGGCCGCGCTGGAACGGCTGCGCGTCAGCCCGGTCCCTCTCACCCTCGGGCACGGCGACCTGCACGGGGGGAACGTCACCACGCGCGGGAAGCAGGTGACGCTGCTCGACTGGTCCGACGCCAGCCTCACCCACCCGTTCCTCGACGCGAACCCCGCCTACCTGTTCCCGGACGGCACCGACCCCGACCCGGCCATGCTGGACACCGCGAGGGACGCGTACCTGCGCGAATGGACCGACCTCGCCCCGCTGGACGACCTGCGTGCCCTGCACGCCGACGCCACGTTGGCCGGAGAGGTGTACCGCGCCCTGGGCTACTTCGACGGGATTCAGGGTGCGGTCGAGGACCGGCGCGAGTGGGCGGGCGCGCACCTGTGGCACCTGCGCCGCCTGCTGCCTGCACCGGTCAGCGGGGCGTGA
- a CDS encoding metallophosphoesterase → MTLTAAPDVIELPALALVLLVGVAGSGRGAFAARHFTPGEVFDARAFPDADALRAAVAARLAAGELAVVIAPATRPLERAPWSALAREHDVKAVAVLLDEDRAVLDARSGGPLSREELIAQVSELRRTAGGLRAEGFRQAWHLRGAQIARVGVRRVPLRVDRRDLHGPFDLIGDVHGCLEELRDLLTRLGYVLDGESMTPPAGRTAVFLGDLTDRGPDSAGVLRLVMGMVASGAALCVTGNHDEKLLRALSGKAVKPLHGLDVTLAELQAAGLAFQAQVRTFLEGLPAHLVLDGGRLIAAHGGLPAHLHGRGSGRARSFALYGDTTGERDELGLPVRRDWAAGYTGAPLVAYGHTPHAEPRWVGNTVNLDTGCAFGGALTALRYPERETLSVPARAVYAPPPRPLPPGQPPQA, encoded by the coding sequence GTGACCCTGACCGCCGCCCCCGATGTGATCGAGCTGCCTGCGCTGGCGCTGGTGCTCCTCGTGGGCGTGGCCGGCTCGGGGCGGGGGGCTTTCGCGGCGCGGCACTTCACGCCCGGCGAGGTGTTCGACGCCCGGGCCTTCCCGGACGCGGACGCCCTGCGTGCGGCGGTGGCGGCGCGGCTGGCGGCGGGTGAACTGGCGGTCGTGATCGCCCCGGCCACGCGGCCCCTGGAGCGGGCGCCCTGGTCGGCCCTGGCCCGCGAGCACGACGTGAAGGCGGTCGCGGTGCTGCTGGACGAGGACCGCGCCGTGCTGGACGCGCGCAGCGGGGGCCCCCTGAGCCGCGAGGAGCTGATCGCGCAGGTCTCGGAGCTGCGGCGCACGGCGGGTGGCCTGCGCGCCGAGGGGTTCCGGCAGGCGTGGCACCTGCGGGGCGCGCAGATCGCCCGTGTGGGCGTGCGGCGCGTGCCGCTGCGGGTGGACCGCCGGGACCTGCACGGGCCGTTCGACCTGATCGGGGACGTGCACGGCTGCCTGGAGGAATTGCGCGACCTGCTGACCCGCCTCGGGTACGTCCTTGATGGGGAGTCGATGACGCCTCCGGCGGGCCGCACGGCGGTGTTCCTGGGCGACCTGACCGACCGGGGGCCGGACAGCGCGGGCGTCCTGCGGCTGGTGATGGGCATGGTGGCGTCGGGCGCGGCGCTGTGCGTGACCGGCAACCACGACGAGAAGCTCCTGCGGGCGCTGAGCGGCAAGGCGGTGAAACCTCTGCACGGGCTGGACGTGACCCTCGCGGAGTTGCAGGCCGCCGGGCTCGCGTTCCAGGCGCAGGTGCGCACCTTTCTGGAGGGACTCCCGGCGCACCTCGTGCTGGACGGGGGGCGGCTGATCGCGGCGCACGGGGGCCTCCCGGCGCACCTGCACGGGCGCGGGAGTGGCCGCGCGCGGAGTTTCGCACTGTACGGCGACACGACCGGCGAACGCGACGAACTGGGCCTCCCGGTCCGGCGCGACTGGGCCGCCGGGTACACGGGCGCGCCGCTGGTCGCGTACGGACACACGCCGCACGCCGAGCCGCGCTGGGTGGGGAACACCGTGAATCTCGACACCGGCTGCGCGTTCGGCGGGGCACTGACCGCGCTGCGCTATCCCGAACGGGAGACGCTCAGCGTTCCGGCCCGCGCGGTGTACGCGCCGCCGCCGCGTCCGCTCCCGCCGGGGCAGCCGCCGCAGGCGTAG
- a CDS encoding DNA polymerase beta superfamily protein — protein MTRDLPPGTRVALHVPLPGLAQGTWGVVTGGAGSVYDVDFAGTVRAVNRVHLKVARADAEAIPAAHEDLRPFVQYACVMGSRAFGLGTDASDTDVRGFYLPPARLHWSLTGVPEQLEFESPGREEVYWEAGKFVRLALKANPNVLEVLASPLPLTVTPVAAALLDLRDAFLSRLIVTTYGEYVRAQLRRLENERRTHGEVRLKHLVHLLRLLISGTHALRTGEVLVDVTPHRDALLAIKRGEMTWAEADAWQQALQAEFEHAAAHTRLPERPDAARVEAWLLDARHAALDW, from the coding sequence ATGACCCGTGACCTGCCTCCCGGAACGCGCGTGGCGCTGCATGTGCCCCTGCCCGGGCTGGCGCAGGGCACCTGGGGCGTGGTGACCGGCGGGGCGGGCAGCGTGTACGACGTGGATTTTGCCGGGACGGTGCGGGCCGTGAACCGCGTGCACCTGAAAGTCGCCCGCGCGGACGCCGAGGCGATCCCGGCCGCACATGAGGACCTGCGCCCCTTCGTGCAGTACGCGTGCGTGATGGGCAGCCGCGCCTTCGGGCTGGGCACGGACGCGTCCGACACGGACGTGCGGGGCTTCTACCTGCCGCCCGCCCGGCTTCACTGGAGCCTCACGGGGGTGCCCGAGCAGCTGGAGTTCGAGTCGCCAGGCCGCGAGGAGGTGTACTGGGAGGCTGGGAAGTTCGTGCGGCTGGCCCTGAAGGCCAACCCGAACGTGCTGGAGGTCCTGGCCTCACCGCTGCCGCTGACGGTCACGCCGGTCGCGGCGGCGCTGCTGGACCTCCGGGACGCGTTCCTGAGTCGCCTGATCGTCACGACGTACGGCGAGTACGTCCGGGCGCAGCTGCGCCGCCTTGAGAACGAGCGGCGCACGCACGGCGAGGTGCGGCTGAAGCACCTCGTGCACCTGCTGCGCCTCCTGATCAGCGGCACGCACGCCCTGCGGACCGGGGAGGTCCTCGTGGACGTCACCCCGCACCGGGACGCGCTGCTGGCCATCAAGCGCGGCGAGATGACCTGGGCCGAGGCGGACGCGTGGCAGCAGGCCCTGCAGGCCGAGTTCGAGCACGCCGCCGCCCACACCCGCCTGCCCGAACGGCCCGACGCAGCGCGGGTCGAGGCGTGGCTGCTGGACGCCCGCCACGCCGCGCTGGACTGGTAA